In Quercus robur chromosome 11, dhQueRobu3.1, whole genome shotgun sequence, the following proteins share a genomic window:
- the LOC126705690 gene encoding allantoate deiminase 2-like, with product MEDASILRTHDKKKHTHIPFIGRLSVSVSISNSFSFSALLRPFYASSFSHFNFIFITIMNTLYSFIQFKYLLLSLLLLPLSTSSSASAYIFSDGEISSRNDLFREILRDEAVARLNELGKVSDADGYLERTFMSPASLRAGNLIRGWMEDAGLRTWVDQLGNLHGRVEGMNASAEALLIGSHLDTVVDAGIFDGSLGIISALSALKVLNVNGTMGKLRRPIEVIAFSDEEGVRFHSTFLGSAALAGVLPVTALQISDKSGVTVQDALKENSLEITEENLLQLKYDPGSVWGYVEVHIEQGPVLEWLGFPLGVVKGIAGQTRLKVTVRGSQGHAGTVPMSMRQDPMVAAAELIVLLESICKNPKDFLSYDGHCNDISLESLSSSLVCTVGEISTWPSASNVIPGQVTFTVDLRAIDDMGREAVIYELSNQMYKICERRSVSCIINRKHDANAVVCDSELTSQLKSAAYSALKKMAGDIQDEAPALMSGAGHDAMAMSHLTKVGMLFVRCRGGVSHSPAEHVLDEDVWAAGLAILAFLETQL from the exons ATGGAGGATGCGTCAATACTCAGAACTCAcgacaaaaaaaaacacactcaCATTCCATTTATTGGCCgcctctctgtctctgtctctatCTCTAactccttctccttctctgcCTTATTAAGACCCTTCTACGCTTCTAGCTTTTCCCATTTCAATTTCATCTTCATCACTATCATGAACACCCTCTATTCCTTCATTCAATTCAAATATCTGCTACTCTCTCTCTTACTGTTACCGTTAtctacttcttcttctgcttcagCTTATATATTTTCTG ATGGTGAAATAAGCAGTAGGAATGATTTGTTTCGTGAAATCTTAAGGGATGAGGCAGTGGCAAGGCTTAATGAGCTTGGAAAG GTAAGTGATGCAGATGGCTATCTTGAGAGAACATTCATGAGTCCAGCTTCTTTGAGGGCTGGTAACCTTATTCGTGGATGGATGGAGGATGCTGGTTTGAGAAC TTGGGTAGACCAGTTGGGCAATTTACACGGTCGAGTTGAGGGAATGAATGCAAGTGCTGAGGCTCTGTTGATTGGTTCTCATCTG GATACTGTTGTTGATGCTGGTATATTTGATGGTTCGCTAGGCATAATCTCTGCATTATCTGCTCTGAAGGTTTTGAATGTCAATGGGACAATGGGAAAATTAAGGCGGCCGATTGAG GTGATTGCATTTAGTGATGAGGAGGGAGTGAGGTTTCACTCTACTTTCTTGGGCAGTGCTGCTTTAGCTGGTGTTTTACCAGTTACAGCCTTGCAGATATCTGACAAGAG TGGTGTGACAGTGCAAGATGCTCTGAAGGAAAACTCCCTAGAAATTACAGAGGAAAACTTGTTACAGCTCAAGTATGACCCAGGGTCTGTCTGGGGTTACGTTGAG GTTCACATTGAACAGGGTCCTGTACTAGAATGGCTTGGTTTTCCTCTTGGTGTGGTTAAAGGCATAGCTGGCCAGACAAGACTAAAG GTTACAGTGAGAGGTTCACAGGGGCATGCCGGAACTGTTCCTATGTCTATGCGTCAGGATCCTATGGTTGCTGCTGCTGAATTAATAGTACTGTTGGAAAGTATCTGTAAAAACCCTAAAGATTTTCTATCTTATGATGGTCATTGCAATGATATATCACTTGAATCACTTTCCAGTTCTCTAGTCTGTACTGTTGGAGAGATATCAACATGGCCAAGTGCAAGTAATGTCATTCCAGGCCAG GTGACATTCACTGTGGATTTACGAGCAATTGATGACATGGGACGTGAAGCTGTTATCTATGAATTATCTAATCAGATGTATAAAATATGTGAGAGGCGTTCTGTTTCATGTATCATCAATCGTAAG CATGATGCGAATGCAGTGGTTTGTGATTCTGAATTGACTTCTCAGCTGAAGTCTGCTGCTTACTCTGCACTCAAAAAAATGGCCGGTGACATTCAAGACGAAGCACCTGCCTTAATGAGTGGTGCAGGACATGATGCAATGGCCATGTCTCATTTAACAAAG GTTGGAATGCTGTTTGTCCGGTGTCGTGGAGGTGTAAGTCATTCCCCTGCAGAGCATGTATTGGACGAAGATGTTTGGGCTGCTGGTTTGGCAATCTTGGCGTTTCTGGAGACTCAATTGTAA